From one Herpetosiphonaceae bacterium genomic stretch:
- a CDS encoding putative baseplate assembly protein — MPLPTPNLDDRRFQDLVDEAKRMIPRYCPQWTDHNVSDPGVTLIELFAWMTETMLYRLNRVPEKSYINFMELMGVQLQPPTAARTTLTFWLAAPSSETVTVPTGTEVATVQTAAEAAVSFSTDADLVVRPTKLIGCFTSPDERNFEDQFWKLDVPNQSFLAFSPQPNPGDAFYLCYEQDHSNHILALWIDCTIEGIGVDPTNPPLSWEAWCTEGWSEAEFDRDEHGKRNDETGGLNKKGRVLLHLPPGMAPIDFGGKRGYWLRCRHTPPKPGQPTYSASPMIYTIDSGSMGGMMTATHARTIVGEILGRSDGMPGQTYRLEATPVLPRQPHETLEVQEEDGTWTVWEERADFAQSMPQNKHFVLDSVTGEVRFGPFMREPDGTGRQYGAIPPRGSLVRFSRYRSGGGSLGNVDTGKLSVLKNAVPYVDRVTNRQRAIGGRDAESLERAKLRAPQMLRTRDRAVTVEDYEYLAKQASSSVARARCLQPRAVGMANTPPPGVVQMLLVPDLSAAEGRILPEQLRMPQEAIQEVQQYLDERRLLTTIIKIGQPDYVWVSVDARLKTRPETDPEAVRRDAQTKLYRFLNPVVGGHDQSGWPFGRDLYISEVYAVLQSVPGVEYIEHVKLWLEGKKEPQDRITLTPNGLIASAEHRIAVV, encoded by the coding sequence ATGCCGCTTCCAACACCGAATTTAGATGATCGCCGCTTTCAAGACCTTGTGGACGAGGCCAAGCGGATGATTCCGCGCTACTGCCCGCAGTGGACCGACCACAACGTGAGCGATCCCGGCGTGACGCTGATCGAGCTGTTTGCCTGGATGACCGAGACGATGCTCTACCGGCTCAATCGCGTCCCCGAAAAAAGCTATATCAACTTTATGGAGCTGATGGGCGTGCAGCTTCAGCCGCCGACCGCCGCGCGCACGACGCTGACCTTCTGGCTGGCCGCGCCATCCAGCGAGACGGTGACGGTCCCGACTGGCACCGAGGTGGCGACAGTGCAGACCGCCGCCGAGGCCGCCGTCAGCTTCAGCACCGACGCCGATCTGGTGGTACGGCCAACCAAGCTGATCGGCTGCTTCACGTCGCCGGACGAGCGCAACTTTGAGGATCAGTTCTGGAAGCTGGACGTGCCCAACCAGTCGTTTCTGGCGTTCAGCCCGCAGCCCAATCCCGGCGATGCGTTCTACCTGTGCTACGAGCAGGATCATAGCAACCATATTCTCGCGCTGTGGATCGACTGTACGATCGAGGGTATCGGCGTCGATCCGACCAACCCGCCGCTCTCGTGGGAAGCCTGGTGTACCGAAGGCTGGTCGGAGGCGGAGTTCGATCGCGACGAGCACGGCAAGCGCAACGACGAGACGGGCGGCCTCAACAAGAAGGGCCGCGTCCTGCTGCACCTGCCGCCGGGCATGGCTCCGATCGACTTCGGCGGGAAGCGCGGCTACTGGCTGCGCTGCCGCCATACGCCGCCCAAGCCGGGACAGCCCACCTACTCGGCGTCGCCGATGATCTATACGATCGACTCCGGCTCGATGGGCGGGATGATGACCGCGACACACGCGCGCACGATCGTCGGCGAGATCCTGGGCCGCAGCGATGGCATGCCGGGACAGACCTACCGGCTGGAGGCCACGCCGGTTCTGCCGCGCCAGCCGCACGAGACGCTGGAGGTGCAGGAAGAGGACGGCACCTGGACGGTCTGGGAGGAGCGCGCCGATTTTGCCCAGTCGATGCCGCAGAACAAGCATTTTGTCCTCGACAGCGTGACGGGCGAGGTCCGCTTCGGGCCGTTCATGCGCGAGCCCGACGGCACGGGCCGTCAGTACGGCGCGATCCCGCCACGCGGCAGCCTGGTACGCTTCAGCCGCTACCGCAGCGGCGGCGGCTCGCTGGGCAACGTCGACACCGGCAAGCTGAGCGTGCTGAAAAACGCCGTGCCCTACGTCGATCGCGTCACCAACCGCCAGCGCGCGATCGGCGGTCGCGACGCAGAAAGCCTGGAGCGAGCCAAGCTGCGCGCGCCGCAGATGCTCCGCACCCGCGATCGGGCTGTCACCGTGGAAGACTACGAGTACCTTGCCAAACAGGCGTCGTCGAGCGTGGCGCGGGCGCGCTGCCTGCAACCGCGCGCCGTGGGCATGGCAAACACACCGCCGCCAGGCGTCGTGCAGATGCTGCTGGTGCCCGATCTGTCCGCCGCCGAGGGCCGTATCCTGCCCGAACAGCTCCGCATGCCGCAGGAGGCGATCCAGGAGGTGCAGCAGTACCTCGACGAGCGCCGCCTGCTGACCACGATCATCAAGATCGGACAGCCCGACTACGTGTGGGTTTCGGTCGATGCGCGGCTCAAAACGCGGCCTGAGACTGATCCGGAAGCCGTGCGCCGCGATGCTCAGACCAAGCTCTACCGCTTCCTCAACCCGGTCGTCGGCGGCCACGACCAGAGCGGCTGGCCGTTCGGACGCGATCTCTACATCTCGGAGGTGTACGCGGTGCTCCAGAGCGTGCCGGGCGTTGAATACATCGAGCACGTGAAGCTCTGGCTCGAAGGCAAAAAAGAGCCGCAGGATCGCATCACGCTGACGCCAAATGGACTAATCGCATCGGCAGAGCATCGCATTGCCGTCGTATAA
- a CDS encoding GPW/gp25 family protein, whose protein sequence is MTQLGDIIGSGWRFPPGVDGRGNIALSSREQEIEEAIEIILSTPKGQRVMRPEFGCRIHELIFAPINAGTAAAVSHHVKEALGWWEPRIDVEDVNVEPDPESPSCLLIHIAYRIRATHDERALVYPFYTIPGEP, encoded by the coding sequence ATGACTCAACTAGGCGATATTATCGGCTCAGGCTGGCGCTTTCCGCCGGGAGTCGATGGGCGAGGCAACATTGCGCTCTCCTCGCGCGAACAAGAGATCGAAGAGGCGATCGAAATTATTCTGAGCACGCCCAAGGGCCAGCGCGTGATGCGGCCTGAGTTCGGCTGTCGCATCCATGAGCTGATCTTCGCGCCGATCAACGCGGGCACCGCCGCCGCAGTGTCGCATCATGTCAAAGAGGCGCTGGGATGGTGGGAGCCACGGATCGATGTCGAGGACGTGAACGTCGAGCCCGATCCTGAGAGTCCCTCGTGTTTGTTGATTCACATCGCCTATCGTATTCGAGCGACCCACGACGAGCGGGCGTTGGTCTATCCCTTCTATACCATTCCGGGCGAGCCCTAG
- a CDS encoding phage tail protein: MDYGLLSYLDQHGTPRKYTLRLGSMTIGRAPENEIVFEDEQIERFHIRVLCLPDGCWAINLGNGGTLLNQVTLQPNIRTLLRDGDTIYVGAYEVKYNAQQQLETLSPVLRPEIAAKLPQIVQPAPPPPKRSTVRRLRGNGGPPRVQRSLYLDDSVSSYLQYLPPCYQADDFLGRFLLIFEAINDPLERMIDQIPFYFDPRLTPESFLPWLASWVDLVLNENWTVEQRRALIRAAPDLYRWRGTRRGLSEYIKLYAGVKPIIVEPHETEQNGEQEPLPPHVFRVVLNVPDPDEIDRDIIEAIIESEKPAHTGYILEIHQATVAAS; the protein is encoded by the coding sequence ATGGATTACGGGTTACTTAGCTACCTCGACCAGCACGGCACGCCCAGGAAGTACACGCTACGCCTGGGCAGCATGACGATTGGCCGCGCGCCTGAGAACGAGATCGTCTTCGAGGACGAGCAGATCGAGCGGTTTCATATCCGCGTGCTGTGCCTGCCCGACGGCTGCTGGGCGATCAACCTGGGCAACGGCGGCACGCTGCTGAATCAGGTCACGCTCCAGCCGAATATTCGCACGCTGCTGCGCGACGGCGATACGATCTACGTCGGCGCGTACGAGGTCAAGTATAACGCCCAGCAGCAGCTAGAAACGCTGTCGCCGGTGCTGCGGCCTGAGATCGCGGCCAAGCTGCCGCAGATCGTCCAGCCAGCACCGCCGCCGCCCAAGCGCTCGACGGTGCGGCGGCTGCGCGGCAACGGCGGCCCGCCCCGCGTCCAGCGCAGTTTGTATCTCGACGACAGCGTTAGCTCGTACCTTCAGTACTTGCCGCCGTGCTACCAGGCCGACGACTTTCTCGGTCGTTTTCTGCTGATCTTCGAGGCGATCAATGATCCGCTTGAGCGCATGATCGATCAGATCCCGTTCTATTTCGACCCGCGCCTGACGCCGGAGTCGTTTTTGCCGTGGCTGGCCTCGTGGGTCGATCTGGTGCTGAACGAGAACTGGACGGTCGAGCAGCGCCGCGCGCTGATCCGCGCGGCGCCGGACCTGTATCGCTGGCGTGGCACGCGGCGCGGGCTGAGCGAGTATATCAAGCTGTACGCGGGCGTGAAGCCGATCATCGTCGAGCCGCATGAGACGGAGCAGAACGGCGAGCAGGAGCCGCTACCGCCGCATGTGTTTCGCGTCGTGCTCAACGTGCCCGATCCCGACGAGATCGATCGCGACATCATCGAAGCAATCATCGAGTCGGAAAAGCCGGCGCATACCGGCTATATCTTGGAGATTCATCAGGCAACCGTTGCCGCATCCTAG